The genomic region TCCACAGGGCTGAGCGGGGCAGGGACGTGAGGGACATGGGAGACGCCTGTCTGCGCACGTGGGGGTGCACAAGGTGGCCCTGGGCCAGCCCCTGCCTGGGTCCTCCTCCCTGGCTGTGCCCTCTACTCCTCCCCCAGGTACCTCCCAGGGACTGGGCCTGCCTTCAGGGCTTCCCGTTGGGGTCGCCTAGTTCCCGCCCACCCATGGGTAGCTCCACCCTCCCACAGGAGACTCAGGTGCTTGGCCCCCCAGGGCCTCAGCTGGTGTTCCCCTACTTCTTTCCATGGCCATCCCTGTGGACTCTCTGCCATGCTCTGACCCCACTTTCTGAGTCCCCCAAGGGCCCACACAGCCCCCGCCCCTCTGGCCTCTGCCCTTGGTCTGCACGGCCGGGATGCCATCTCTAGGTGGTTCCATTGGCACGTGAAGCGGAGACTGCCTGAAAGGACTGAAGTGGACAAGAGCAGCCCCCATCTTGCCCAAGCTGAGCTGTGCCCCCTCCAGGGATTTGGGGCGCCCTGGCCTAGGGttagagggagaaggggagaggcagTGAGGCTGCTGAGTGCAACTGACTCAGGAAGAACCAGAGGCGAGATGCAGGGCCAGGCACCACTCACCACTCAGCCTGCCAAGTGGGCTGTGGCCGCCTCTGCCCGTCAGGGACCCACAGGGCAGAGTCCTACAGCAGGGCTCTTCCAATACCCAGGTGAGCATGACCACCTGGAGCCCAGTGAGCACAGGTGCACTGAGGTGGGGTTCATGGGCACAGAACAGTGTGGACATGGGGGTCAGTAGTGCCAGGACAGTGCACAGCCTGGGAAGGGGGGCCAGGGCAGGAGCAGGCCAGCCAGCCACCTACCCCTGGGGGACATCAGCACGGACAGGAGGGACGGCGTGACTGAGGAGTGGGTGAGGGGGACCAGGCCAAgtgggaggcccagggaggaagCCGTGGCCCCTCAGAGGGAGCTCCCAGAGTCTGCAACCTCTCACCTGCAGCCAGCTTTCTTCTTGGAGTGTCTTCATTCCCAGGTGAGGAACAGGCGGGCCCTGGGGTTTGTGATTGGCTGTCTCCTCCAGCGAAGCCCCCAAAGATGCCTTTCCTCCGCCCGAGGGTCCCTGCTTGTACATCCTTTGAATCACTGAAGAGGGGCCCATAGGTGGGACCCCTGAAACCCACCTGGTCACGTCTTTAGGTTCTCGCccgagggagggggagggggaggaggaggggaagggggagggggagggggaggggaagggggagggccCTCCCCtactcctctcctcccctccttccctcctcctctcctcccccaagCGGCACGTGAGTCCTGTTCAGGGACAGCAGAGCCACCAGCCCAGGACCAGACCTGCTGCCTCTGCAGACCTCGGCAGCCCTGGTCACCTCCCGGCTCTGGCAGGACAGGTGCAAACTCAGTGGTAAAGGTCTGTCCTGATTAATGAGACAAACCCATACCCGTTCTCCTGATTACCTTCAATGGTCAATTTTATTACAAAGAACTGTATCAAAATATACAAGTCTGTTTAAGAACCACCAAGAAATGCAGCTGTTTAAGGGCCAAATGAGAATCAAACATTAGAGACCAGGCAGCTTCTCCCTCCCGCTGTCCACTGCAGGGGACACATCCTCGGGGCCACATTTTCCACAGGACGTCCTTCTGAATAATTTAAAGGGCAAGTCTAGCACGTTACAGGTCTTCGTGGGCGGGCAGCTGTGTCGGGCTTTCTTCTTCTGTGGCTTCTGTCAGAAAACAAGCACAGGTCGTCAAAGCTCGGCACGAAGGGCCCTGGGGACGAGGCCTTTCCCAGGACAGCAGCAGGTGCAGGGACTGCCTGTCCAGTCCTGGCTCAAGGCCCCAGACGCAGTGGTCCAAGGGCAGCTCGTAGACCCCCGGTTCCCCCCACAGCAGATGAGAGATGAGGCAGAACGAACGGATTTCAAAGCCGCCGCAATGCCTTGGGTGTGGAGGATGCGGAGATGGGAGCGGCAAGGGGTTCCTTGCAGCCCAGTAGAATGGGAGCCTGAGCAatggtggtggggggaggagaaagaggggacCCAGGGTGGTGGTAGGAGGGAGGGGCAAGAGGGGgcggaggggggggggggagggaggggcaagAGGGGACCAAGGGTGAGGGGAAGGAGGGGCAAGAGGGGACCGAgggtgggggggggagggaggggcaagAGGGGACCGAgggtgggggggagggaggggcaagAGGGGACcaagggtgaggggagggaggggcaagAGGGGACTGAAGGGGTGGCAGACAGCCTTGTCCTCTTGCCTGTCTGTCTCTGCCGACCCCTCAGTTCTCCTGTCTTGCTGTTGCTGTTTACTACGATGCTTCTAGAGGTGGAATTGCTTTTATTTGTCCTGCTCAGGAAACAGCTTCTGGAATCTGAATCCTGCCTTATTCATTCTGAAAAACCGTTAGCCAACATCTCCTTGAATGCTGCTTCTTTCCCACACTCTGTATTCTAGACTTCTGTGAGGACTGTTGTGGGCAGAGCTGTGCCCCCCAAAAGATGCTGAAGTCTTTACTCCCAGCACCTGGGAttgtgaccttgtttggaaatagggtctttagaGATGGCTAAGTTAACACGAGGGCATTAGTGACGAAGAGGGGAGGTTTGTAGACACTGCATGGGACTATGTGAAGACATGGGGAGCAGGTGGCGTCCCCAGGCAAGGACAGAGGCCCGGAACAGATgtgcctgcccagcctcccaaggaaGCAGCCTGCTTGCATCTGGGCCTCTGACTTCTGGCTCCAGATCTGTGAGAGGCACATTTCTGTTGCTGGAGCCCGAGTCCCTGGTTCTTGGTAAGGCAGCTCCAGGAAACAGGCATGGGGGACCTGCTTGCCCTTCACCACTTCCTGCCAGTCCCTGTCTCTGTGGCACCCTGGGCAGCTTCCCCAGATGACTTTTCCAGATCCTCAGCTGCCTCTTCTGTCTGCTCCTCCTTGCCTGCTGAGGTTTGAGGTTCAGAGACTTCCCTTTTCATCGCCTTAACTTCCGTGTGAGCTGTGAACCTGGGGGCTTCATCCTCAGGAAGCCGGTACCTCTCTGTGCAAGTGTGCCCACACAGAGGTGTTATGCACCTGTCTTCCGGGAACCCCCCTCTCACTATCCCAaggccactgtctgtgtggatTTCAGACCAAGCAGCCAGTCTACCTGCAAGCCCTGAGGTCCAGGGGAGGCAGCCCATGTTGGGGGAGCTCATGTGGAGAGAGCCTGTGTGGAGGGAGCCTGTGTAGGGGTCAGTCTGTGTAGGGGGAGCCTGTGTGGGGGGCAGTCTGTGTGGAGGGAGCCTGTGTGGGGGGAGCCCGTGTGGAGGCGGCCCGTGTCGGGGGAGCCCGTGTGGGGGGAGCCCGTGTGGAGGGTAGTCTGTGTGGAGGGAGCCCGTGTGGAGAGAGCTCGTGTGGAGGCGGCCCGTGTGGAGGGTAGTCTGTGTGGAGGGAGCCCGTGTGGAGGGGGCCCGTGTGGAGGGTAGTCTGTGTCGGGGGAGCCCGTGTGGAGGGGGCccgtgtgggggggggggggggccgtgTGGAGGGTAGTCTGTGTCGGGGGAGCCCGTGTGGAGGGGGCGCGTGTGGGGAGAGCCCGTGCGGAGGGGGCCCGTGCGGAGGAGGCCCGTGCGGGGGGAGCCCGTGTGGAGGGAGCCCGTGTGGAGGGGGCCCGTGTGGGGGGGGCCCGTGGTGGGGGAGCCCGTGGTGGGGGAGCCCATGGGGGGGGGCCGTGTGGTGGGGGGCCCGTGCGGGGGGAGCCCGTGTGTGGGGAGCCCGTGTGGAGGGGGCCCGTGTGGGGGGGGGCCCGTGTGGAGGGTAGTCTGTGTCGGGGGAGCCCGTGTGGAGGGGGCGCGTGTGGGGGGAGCCCATGTGGAGGGGGCCCGTGCGGAGGGGGCCCGTGCGGAGGGGGCCCGTGCGGGGGGAGCCCGTGTGGAGGGGGCCCGTGTGGGGGGAGCCCGTGTGGGGGGAGCCCGTGTGGAGGGGGCCCGTGTGGAGGGGGCCTGTGTAGGGGGAGCCCGTGTGGGGGGGGCCCGTGTGGGGGGGGCCCGTGTGGGGGAGCCCATGAGGGGGGGCCGTGTGGTGGGGGGCCCGTGCGGGGGGGGGCCAGTGCGGGGGGAGCCCGTGTGGAGGGAGCCCGTGTGGAGGGGGTCCGTGTGGAGGGGGCCGTGTGTGGGGAGCCCGTGTGGAGGGAGCCCGTGTGGGGGGAGCCCGTGTGGAGGGAGCCCGTGTGGAGGGGGCCGTGTGGAGGGGGCCGTGTGTGGGGAGCCCGTGTGGGGGGAGCCCGTGTGGGGGGAGCCCGTGTGGAGGGGGCCGTGTGGAGGGGGCCGTGTGGGGGGAGCCCGTGCGGGGGGAGCCCGTGTGGGGGGAGCCGTGTGGGGGGGCCCGTGTGGAGGGGGCCCGTGTGGAGGGGGCCCGTGTGGAGGGGGCCCGTGTGGAGGGGGCCGTGTGTGGGGAGCCCGTGTGGAGGGAGCCCGTGTGGAGGGGGCCCGTGTGGAGGGGGCCCGTGTGGAGGGGGCCGTGTGGAGGGGCCCGTGTGTGGGGAGCCCGTGTGGAGGGGGCCGTGTGTGGGGAGCCCGTGTGGAGGGAGCCCGTGTGGAGGGGGCCCGTGTGGAGGGGGCCCGTGTGAGGGGGGCCGTGTGGAGGGGGCCGTGTGGAGGGGCCCGTGTGGAGGGGGCCCGTGTGTGGGGAGCCCGTGTGGAGGGGCCCGTGTGGAGGGGGCCCGTGTGGAGGGGGCCCGTGTGGAGGGGGCCCGTGTGGAGGGGGCCGTGTGGAGGGGCCCGTGTGGAGGGGGCCGTGTGTGGGGAGCCCGTGTGGAGGGGGCCGTGTGTGGGGAGCCCGTGTGGAGGGAGCCCGTGTGGAGGGGGCCCGTGTGGAGGGGACCCGTGTGGAGGGGGCCGTGTGGAGGGGCCCGTGTGTGGGAGCCCGTGTGTGAGGAGCCCGTGTGGAGGGAGCCGTGTGTGGGGAGCCCGTGTGTGGGGAGCCCGTGTGTGGGAGCCCGTGTGGAGGGAGCCCGTGTGGAGGGAGCCCGTGTGGGGGGAGCCCGTGTGTGGGGAGCCCGTGTGTGGGGAGCCCGTGTGTGGGAGCCCGTGTGGAGGGAGCCCGTGTGGAGGGAGCCCGTGTGGGGGGAGCCCGTGTGTGGGGAGCCCGTGTGGGAGCCCGTGTGTGGGAGCCCGTGTGGAGGGAGCCGTGTGTGGGAACCCGTGTGTGAGGAGCCCGTGTGGAGGGAGCCCGTGTGGAGGGAGCCGTGTGTGAGGAGCCCGTGTGGAGGGAGCCCGTGTGTGGGAGCCCGTGTGGAGGGAGCCCGTGTGGAGGGAGCCGCGCCACTCACCAGCCTCTGCCGGCGGCACACAGGCATCTTCAGTTTCTTCGAAGCCGTCAGGACACACGCAGACGTAGCTCCCTGGAGTATTGTAGCAGTTTTCGTTTTTCCTCACACAGGCTTTTTCTGCTAGTGAGCACTCATCTACATCTAAAATTAAAAGACTCCGTTTTAATAATTACTCCACTTAGCAGATGTGCAGCAGACTGTGAAACTCATTCATTCAGATTCACTCACATAAAGAAAGCACAACAATGACAAACGTCATGTTACAGAAAGGAGCAAAGGTCAGGAAAGGCTTCAAGAGGGCAGAATTTCATGTCTCAAAGTTGGGCCCTCAACTGGTAGAAAATGCAGAGAAGAGACCTCCAGGTGAGGCCAGAAGGCTGGCATGTGCCCAAGAAgcccactttcttttctttttttttggagacggagtctcactctcgcccaggctggagtgcagtggcgtggtctcagctcactgcaagctccgcctcccgggttcacgccattctcctgcctcagcctcccaagtagctgggactacaggtgcccgccaccacgcccggctaagtttttgtatttttagtagagacggggtttcaccgtgttagccaggatggtctcgatctcctgacctcgtgatccacccgcctcggcctcccaaagtgctgggattacaggcatgagccaccgcgcctggtcaggAAGCCCAGTTTCTCCACCTGGATTCCAGCCACGCCCAGGCTCACCCAGGCAGCCCACAACCATGGCAGGCCTGGCCTTAAGCCTCGAGGCAAGCAccacccaggagctggagagaaAGCAGAGGCTCTGGACCTGGGGAACGAGGCCACTGGGGAGAGGCTGGTGCAGCAGTGCCATCTACACCAGGATCGGCCATGCAGAGCTCATCCCCCACTCCCACTGCTTCTGCATCTTGTGGACCTCAGGGTGAGTGCGCAGTGACCCTGGGGAGCTGCGTCTGCAGGACGGGTCTCAGCTGCTTCCCATCCCTGGCAGCACCTCCTGGGGCCATTCACATCATGGTCCCTTGGGAAGGGTCCACCTGCGTCCAGCACAGACCCCGTCACTGACCTGCACACTGTCCATGCTCCCTCGCGTAGCCGGGGATACACTCTTTACAGTTTCCTGGGCCTTCCCCTGTGCAGCCCACACAGCTGGAGTCACACTCTGCAACAGGGAGCCAGCGTCAGACCCCCACACGCCGGGGAGCTGGTGTCAGACCCCCACATGCCGGGGAGCCTCTAGCATGGGACCCCCACATGCTGGTGAGCCTCTAGCATGGGACCCCCACATGCCGGGGAGCCGGCATCGGACCCCCACACGCCGGGGAGCCGGTGTCGGACCCCCACATGCTGGGGAGCCTCTAGCATGGGACCCCCACACGCCGGGGAGCCTCTAGCATGGGACCCCCACATGCCGGGGAGCTGGCATCGGACCCCCACACGCCGGGGAGCCGGTGTCAGACCCCCACATGCTGGGGAGCCTCTAGCATGGGACCCCCACACGCCGGGGAGCCGGCGTTGGACCCCCACACGCCGGGGAGCCTCTAGCATGGCTTCCAGTGTAGTGGCTCAATGAGGGTCCTGCTGTCTGCACTCCCAACAGTGAAAACTGCCCGGGGCTGTCACAGAGGCTCCTTCCTACTGCTGGGACTGGGGATCGGCACAACTCTTCTGGGGCACTATGGCCCTAAAAGACACATTTCCTTGACTGAACGATTTGGAAATTAATccaaagaaaatcataaggaatgTGAAAAGTTTTACCTTCAAGAGTATTCACAGTTGATAACAGTTGAAAAATTGTTATGACGTAAATGTCCAGCAATAGACATTGTTTTAAACGTATGAAACAATGGCATGCTCCAAAATCATGAACATGATGGAGAAACCACAGGACACAGGACAAGCTGCTGGGTGGAAAACACCGATAGGTGCTGTGGAAAATCACACAGGGCACGTTGTGGGGGCGCTGGGGGGCACGAGCAGGGTGCGCTCTCCAGGGAACTCgtgggtttttaattttctttaacttacttaaattttctgattttcctacAGCAAATACCTATGACTTATTTTGCCACACTAAGTGTTCTCAGAGCAGGCAGGAGGTATATAAGTGATGCTAAGAAGTCATAAATGAATGTTTACAAAGACAGCAATGAAACCCAGGAGGGACCCGGAGTGCAGGCCCGCCCGCTGGACCCACCTTCGCATGTGTAGGAGCCGTTGGCATTCTTACAGAACTGTGCAGCGCTGCAGGGCGGCGTCTCGGCCGCACACTCGTCCACGTCTGGAACAGAATGGCACAGCTGTGAGCGGCCCAGGACGGCCTGGCCAGGGAGCAGGAGGAATGATCATGGCCTGATACAGCCCACGGCCAGGACCGGctggggaagggcagggaggagggcagCCCCTGGGGGGATCATCTCAAATGTCCTCCTCGGAGGTCCCACGTGGCAGGGGAGGGGATAAGGCGATGGCCAGGCCCTGTCCTTACAGAGTCAGTGCCAACTGTGGCAGGGGCCCCGTGAGGATGGTGACGCATCGCGTGAGGGTGAGACAGTGAGAGCCTCCACACCTCACGCCCCCAtatccctctcccttctccccagagCTGTGGAACCTGCCAGGGGCTGagctccaattttttttttttttttttgagatagagtctcgctcttttgaccgggctggagttcagtggtgcgaccttggctcactgcaagctctgcctcccaggttcacgccattctcctgccccagcctcccgagtggctgggactacaggtgcccgccaccacgcccggctaagtttttgtatttttagtagagatggggtttcactgtgttagccaggagtgtctcgatctcctgacctcgtgatccacctgcctcagcctcccaaagtgctgggattacaagcgtgagccaccacacccactcgGCACCTGGACTGCGGGAAAGCCACAGCTAGTCCCAGACCCTCCCCATGAAGCCAGAGCCTTTGGCTTCTCCAGAGCTCAGAGGCGCTGCAGGGCTGGCTTTGTAAGTGCTGTGCCCATAGCCAGGCTGGCGGGAAGAGACACAGCTGAAGCAGGTGATGCCCACCATGTGGGGGACAGGGTGGGGTGAGCATAGCACAATGCTGGAGACGTCCAGACCTGGCACCACTTAAAACCTGGAGGCCTGTGTTAGGAGGTGACGTCCCCCTCCTGGCTGAGCACTGCCAGGCACGGAGCTGGCTTGTCACACTGGTGTGAGTAGGGGGCCGTACCCCTCGGACGGCAGGAGCTCGTGGGCAGCCCCCTGCCACCCTGAGCTTGCCGTCTGCGGGAAAAGGCAGTTTCCATTGCACATGCCAGCAGCACGGCCCTGCCCTTCTGCCTGCTCCCAGACCTGGctgtgccactgtgccctgccctttCCCACATCCCCCGGGACCCACCAGCCTCTGCCACCATGGGTGCAGCCAGGACCACCCTGATATGCCCCATCCGTGTGTCTTCTGAAACCCGCACAGAGGGATACAGCTGGCCCCTGCCGGCGGCCTCCCACCCAGGAACACACTCGGATGAGTTCCCAGGAGCTGTCAGCCGACTCGGGGCAGCTGGCACCACAGGTCCACAGCCCCAGGGCCACCTGACAGCAAGGACACTGTGGCCCCGATGCCTGCCCAGTCCAGAAGGTACGAAGGAAGTCCCATGATCCTTCCTGACCCGTGCgtggtgggatcacaggtgtgggAGCCTAGGGGTCCCCTCAACGATCCCCTTCCCATGACCCAGAATGAGCAGAGATGGGGAGGGCCGTGAACCAGGAGCAGCTGGCGGGACGGGGACGCAGAGGCTGGGCAGAAGCGGACCTTGGGGAGCCCCCACCCCCGGACCCCTCCTCACCCACGCAGGCGCCCTCCTCCAACCCCGGACCCCTCCTCACCCACGCGGGCGCCCTCGTCCACCCCCGGACCCCTCCTCACCCACGCGGGCTCCCTCGTCCACCCCCGGACCCCTCCTCACCCCCTCACCCACGCGGGCGCCCTCCTCCACCCCCGGACCCCTCCTCACCCACGCGGGCGCCCTCGTCCACCCCCGGACCCCTCCTCACCCACGGGGGCGCCCTCCTCCACCCCCGGGCCGCTCCTCACCCACGCAGGCGCCCTCCTCCACCCCCGGGCCGCTCCTCACCCACGCAGGCGCCCTCCTCCACCCCCGGACCCCTCCTCACCCACGCAGGCGCCCCTCGTCCACCCCCGGACCCCTCCTCACCCACGCGGGCTCCCTCGTCCACCCCCGGACCCCTCCTCACCCCCTCACCCACGCGGGCGCCCTCCTCCACCCCCGGACCCCTCCTCACCCACGCGGGCGCCCTCGTCCACCCCCGGACCCCTCCTCACCCACGCGGGcgccccctcctccacccccggACCCCTCCTCACCCACGCGGGCGCCCTCGTCCACCCCCGGACCCCTCCTCACCCCCCCTCACCCACGCGGGCGCCCTCCTCCACCCCCGGACCCCTCCTCACCCACGCGGGcgcccccctcccacccccggACCCCCTCCTCACCCACGCGGGCGCCCTCCTCCACCCCCGGACCCCTCCTCACCCACGCGGGCGCCCTCCTCCACCCCCGGACCCCTCCTCACCCACGCGGGCGCCCTCGTCCACCCCCGGACCCCTCCTCACCCCCTCACCCACGCGGGAGCCCTCCTCCACCCCCGGACCCCTCCTCACCCACGCGGGGCGCCCTCGTCCACCCCCGGGCCCCTCCTCACCCACGCGGggccccctcctccacccccggGCCGCTCCTCACCCACGCGGGCGCCCTCCTCCACCCCCGGGCCGCTCCTCACCCACGCGGGCGCCCTCCTCCACCCCCGGGCCCCTCCTCACCCACGCGGGCGCCCTCCTCCACCCCCGGACCCCTCCTCACCCACGCGGGCGCCCTCGTCCACCCCCGGACCCCTCCTCACCCACGCGGGCGCCCTCCTCCACCCCCGGGCCGCTCCTCACCCACGCGGGCGCCCTCCTCCACCCCCGGCCGCTCCTCACCCACGCGGGcgcccctcctccacccccggGCCGCTCCTCACCCACGCGGGCGCCCTCCTCCACCCCCGGGCCGCTCCTCACCCACGCAGGCGCCCTCGTCCAGCACCCAGCCCACTTCGCACTCGCCGCAGTCTCTGTTGGTCGGGCCCGAGCACGTCTTGCAGGACTCGTCGCAGGCTGGAAGGCAAAGGCGGGCCTGGGTACGAACCCCCCTCTCAGGTACCAGCTTGTTTAAAAGTGAGGAATTTAAGGGGAAAAAGCAACATGGGGTTTTCAGTGCCCATGAATTTAAAATTCTCAGCAAATCAGGACTCCAAGGAATTTTTAATAACCTGGAGAAGGCAGCTATCCGTACTCTGGAGCTGTAGCCTGGCTGGGTGTGCGTGTTCCGGATCCACACGTGCCCCATGCCATGCCAACATCCAAGAGACAGACGGCAAGGGGTGTAAGAACCAGAGAGGCCGGTCCTGACTGGCGATCCACAGGTCTGTCTGCCCAGAATAGCCTAGGGGGCTACCGGCCAACCATGCACTCATGTCCAAGATGTCAACACACCCAGAGTTTTCCTACGTATCAGTGACAACCAGGGAGAAAACGTCCTTTAGAAAGATGCCACTCATAATGGCCTGCAGGGATTTGACAGGTGCTGCTCTCTGGGCCGGTGCACGGCCCACATGGTACCTCCAGGACCTGTGCACTGTGTGGCCCATCACAACTCAAGGTCGGGGCAGACCTCGAACTAGAGAGGAAGGTGAGTAGCTTCTCCCTTCTAGGGGCTGTTATGGGACAGGAAGCGCCCCTAACAACCCCTGCCTCTATCTTCTGACGTTTTAATTCATCCTTCTGGGCCCCCGAAGCTTCCCTGGACATCCGGGGTTAGGATATCAGCAGGCCCCTGTTCCCATCTAGGCAGGCAGCTCCAGCAAGCGGCTGTTGTCATCCTGCCTCACCCCGGGGCCGGCCCAGGCGTAGCCCGTACCTGTGCAGACGCTGTGGGTCTCGTTCCGGAGTGAGCTGAAGTAGCCGTCCATGCAGTCAGTGCACAGTGGGCCCTGGTACCCCACGTGGCACCGGCAGGACCCGTCACCCTGTCTGCTGCCGTCTCCGCTGCAGTGGCCATTCCCGCTGCAGGGCCTCTGGGACCCACCCTGGCACGCTTTGGGGGACACAAAACCATGCTCAGAGTACACCTGGTGGTGACTGGTGGGG from Macaca thibetana thibetana isolate TM-01 chromosome 10, ASM2454274v1, whole genome shotgun sequence harbors:
- the CRELD2 gene encoding protein disulfide isomerase CRELD2 isoform X1, which codes for MRLPRRAALGLLSLLLLLLPAPEAAKKPTPCQRCRGLVDKFNQGLVDTAKKNFGGGNTAWEEKTLSKYESSEIRLLEILEGLCESSDFECNQMLEAQEEHLEAWWLQLKNEYPDLFEWFCVKTLKLCCSPGTYGPDCLACQGGSQRPCSGNGHCSGDGSRQGDGSCRCHVGYQGPLCTDCMDGYFSSLRNETHSVCTACDESCKTCSGPTNRDCGECEVGWVLDEGACVDVDECAAETPPCSAAQFCKNANGSYTCEECDSSCVGCTGEGPGNCKECIPGYAREHGQCADVDECSLAEKACVRKNENCYNTPGSYVCVCPDGFEETEDACVPPAEAEATEEESPTQLPAHEDL
- the CRELD2 gene encoding protein disulfide isomerase CRELD2 isoform X2, whose protein sequence is MRLPRRAALGLLSLLLLLLPAPEAAKKPTPCQRCRGLVDKFNQGLVDTAKKNFGGGNTAWEEKTLSKYESSEIRLLEILEGLCESSDFECNQMLEAQEEHLEAWWLQLKNEYPDLFEWFCVKTLKLCCSPGTYGPDCLACQGGSQRPCSGNGHCSGDGSRQGDGSCRCHVGYQGPLCTDCMDGYFSSLRNETHSVCTACDESCKTCSGPTNRDCGECEVGWVLDEGACVDVDECAAETPPCSAAQFCKNANGSYTCEECDSSCVGCTGEGPGNCKECIPGYAREHGQCADVDECSLAEKACVRKNENCYNTPGSYVCVCPDGFEETEDACVPPAEAATEEESPTQLPAHEDL
- the CRELD2 gene encoding protein disulfide isomerase CRELD2 isoform X3; the protein is MRLPRRAALGLLSLLLLLLPAPEAAKKPTPCQRCRGLVDKFNQGLVDTAKKNFGGGNTAWEEKTLSKYESSEIRLLEILEGLCESSDFECNQMLEAQEEHLEAWWLQLKNEYPDLFEWFCVKTLKLCCSPGTYGPDCLACQGGSQRPCSGNGHCSGDGSRQGDGSCRCHVGYQGPLCTDCMDGYFSSLRNETHSVCTVRTGLSGSYTPCRLSLGCWHGMGHVWIRNTHTQPGYSSRVRIAAFSRLLKIPWSPDLLRILNSWALKTPCCFFPLNSSLLNKLVPERGVRTQARLCLPACDESCKTCSGPTNRDCGECEVGWVLDEGACVDVDECAAETPPCSAAQFCKNANGSYTCEECDSSCVGCTGEGPGNCKECIPGYAREHGQCADVDECSLAEKACVRKNENCYNTPGSYVCVCPDGFEETEDACVPPAEAEATEEESPTQLPAHEDL